The Nitrospira sp. KM1 genome includes a window with the following:
- a CDS encoding methylmalonyl-CoA mutase — MQERKPRFTSLSGLDINRVYTGDDLKGRSPDDDLGMPGEFPYTRGVYPTMYRGRHWTMRQFAGFGSAEDTNRRFKYLLQHGQTGLSVAFDMPTLMGIDADDLRAHGEIGHCGVAISSLDDMERLFDGIPLDEVTTSMTINGPAVVIFAMYLAVAENRGISVERLGGTLQHDILKEYIAQKEWLFPPEPSLNLIVDTIGYCAEHMPKWHPVSISGYHIREAGATAVQELAFTLYNGLTYVEAAVKAGLPVDYFAPQLSFFFNVHNDFFEEAAKFRAARRVWAREMTRRFHPSDPRSVQLRCHAQTAGCSLTAQQPMNNVVRTTIQALAAVLGGTQSLHTNSMDETLALPTEDAAKLALRTQQIIAQESGVTNSVDPLGGSYYVEALTNRLEEAALEYFHKLDGMGGMVKAIEKGFPQREILDASQRYQRDIERKDRIIVGVTDYSEPEQRPIPTLKVGQEVEQQQLAHLSDLRKTRDAFRMAGTVEELQEAAACGENVMPYLIEAVKAKATLGEICTAMKEVLGTYREPVVL; from the coding sequence ATGCAAGAACGCAAACCGCGCTTCACCTCGCTGTCCGGATTGGATATCAATCGCGTGTACACGGGCGATGACTTAAAGGGACGCTCGCCGGACGATGATCTCGGCATGCCCGGTGAATTCCCTTACACGCGGGGAGTATATCCCACCATGTATCGGGGCCGCCATTGGACCATGAGGCAGTTTGCCGGGTTCGGTTCTGCGGAGGATACGAACCGGCGCTTCAAGTATTTGCTGCAGCACGGTCAGACCGGACTCAGCGTCGCCTTCGACATGCCGACCTTGATGGGCATCGACGCGGACGACCTTCGCGCCCATGGGGAAATCGGTCACTGCGGCGTGGCTATATCGTCGCTGGACGACATGGAGCGTCTGTTCGACGGCATCCCGCTCGACGAGGTCACGACCTCCATGACGATCAATGGACCGGCGGTGGTGATCTTCGCCATGTACCTCGCCGTGGCTGAGAATCGCGGGATTTCGGTCGAACGCCTGGGGGGCACATTGCAACACGATATTCTCAAGGAATACATCGCGCAGAAAGAGTGGCTGTTCCCGCCCGAACCCTCCCTGAATCTGATCGTCGATACCATTGGCTACTGTGCCGAACATATGCCGAAATGGCACCCGGTCAGCATCAGCGGATATCATATCCGTGAAGCCGGGGCGACGGCGGTGCAGGAACTGGCGTTTACTCTGTACAACGGCCTCACGTACGTCGAGGCAGCCGTGAAGGCGGGACTTCCGGTGGACTATTTTGCCCCGCAGCTTTCCTTCTTTTTCAACGTCCACAATGACTTCTTCGAAGAGGCCGCCAAGTTCCGAGCGGCTCGCCGCGTATGGGCTCGCGAGATGACGCGCCGCTTTCATCCCAGCGATCCGCGATCGGTACAGCTCCGGTGCCATGCGCAAACAGCCGGCTGTTCGCTGACCGCACAACAACCGATGAATAACGTCGTGCGTACGACCATCCAGGCGCTCGCGGCCGTGTTAGGCGGCACGCAATCCCTCCATACCAATTCGATGGACGAGACCCTGGCGCTGCCGACCGAGGATGCCGCGAAGCTGGCGCTGCGCACCCAACAAATTATCGCTCAGGAAAGCGGGGTCACCAACAGCGTGGATCCATTGGGCGGCTCCTATTATGTCGAAGCACTTACGAATCGCCTTGAAGAAGCGGCGCTTGAATACTTTCACAAATTGGACGGCATGGGCGGTATGGTCAAGGCGATCGAGAAAGGGTTCCCCCAGCGGGAAATCCTGGACGCCTCACAGCGGTATCAGCGTGACATCGAACGGAAGGACCGCATTATTGTCGGAGTGACTGACTATAGTGAGCCGGAGCAGCGTCCCATCCCGACTCTCAAGGTGGGACAGGAAGTCGAGCAGCAGCAACTGGCGCACCTTTCGGATCTGCGCAAGACGCGCGATGCGTTCAGAATGGCCGGCACGGTGGAAGAGTTGCAGGAAGCCGCAGCGTGCGGCGAAAACGTGATGCCGTATCTCATTGAGGCGGTGAAGGCCAAAGCGACGCTGGGCGAAATTTGTACGGCCATGAAAGAAGTCCTCGGAACGTACAGGGAGCCCGTGGTCTTATGA
- a CDS encoding enoyl-CoA hydratase-related protein: MAEQAPILVESSKGLTRVTLNRPDRRNAFDSKMIHALLETFDALGRDSSVRVIILEGSGSTFCAGMDLQWFGADRSISVTEAQRDAERLLGLFRCIDECPCPVIGRIHGSTYGGGIGLIAVCDIAVADTAATFVFSEVRLGLVPAVIAPFVIRKTGESFVRRFCLTGEPCSAATAREFGLIHDVVEPAALHDRITALAEMIMPLAPAAVRDTKALVRRLRSMSDEEKWKAAVAANVSARLSSEAREGLLAFSERRTPVWNDASKENATTITG; the protein is encoded by the coding sequence ATGGCTGAACAAGCCCCGATCCTGGTCGAGTCCAGCAAAGGTTTGACACGCGTCACCTTGAATCGCCCGGATCGGCGAAACGCGTTCGACTCGAAGATGATTCACGCACTCCTCGAGACGTTCGACGCGTTGGGACGGGACTCCTCGGTGCGGGTCATCATCCTCGAGGGGAGCGGCTCCACGTTTTGCGCGGGGATGGATCTGCAGTGGTTCGGAGCAGATCGATCCATTTCCGTGACCGAGGCGCAGCGGGATGCCGAGCGGTTGCTCGGGCTGTTCCGATGCATCGACGAATGCCCCTGTCCGGTGATCGGGCGAATCCATGGATCGACATACGGCGGAGGGATCGGATTGATTGCCGTGTGCGACATCGCCGTGGCCGATACGGCTGCGACCTTCGTTTTCAGCGAAGTTCGACTCGGTCTTGTTCCAGCGGTGATCGCGCCATTTGTGATCCGGAAAACTGGTGAGTCGTTCGTGCGGCGGTTTTGCCTGACCGGGGAGCCGTGTTCCGCGGCGACCGCCCGAGAATTCGGTCTGATTCATGACGTTGTCGAACCCGCTGCGCTCCATGACCGCATCACCGCCCTGGCAGAGATGATTATGCCGCTCGCACCGGCGGCCGTGCGAGACACAAAAGCCTTGGTGCGCCGGCTGCGTTCCATGAGCGATGAGGAGAAATGGAAAGCTGCGGTGGCAGCCAATGTGTCGGCCCGTTTGTCTAGCGAGGCGCGGGAAGGACTCCTGGCCTTCAGCGAACGGCGAACGCCGGTCTGGAACGACGCGTCGAAGGAAAACGCAACCACGATTACCGGCTGA
- a CDS encoding carboxyl transferase domain-containing protein yields the protein MRTLTTSIVADSEQCASNRTHYEALTADLDKHLACARAGGSPESIALHKQRGKLTARERITALLDTGAPWLELSPLAASGMYNAPIPGAGLITGIGYVAGRPCVIVANDATVKGGTYFPMTIKKHLRAQEIAFENRLPTIYLVDSGGVFLPMQAEVFADKEHFGRIFYNQARMSALGIPQIAVVMGMCTAGGAYVPAMCDENVIVKGTGTIYLAGPPLVKAATGEDVNAEELGGADLHTRLSGVSDHLAEDDREALEICRSIIDTLPRRPALRRQTIEEPRYPAVELYGLIPNNPRHTFEAREVIARLVDGSRFHEFKSRYGKTLTCGFARWMGCQVGILANNGVFLSEGALKGAHFVQLCAQRRMPLIFLQNITGFMVGKDVEARGIIKDGAKMVQAVATADVPKLTVIIGASHGAGNYAMAGRAYGPRFLFVWPNARTSVMGAQQAAQVLLTVKQQQRARDNAVLSEDEQRKITDSTRTQYEQEGSPYFSTARLWDDGIIDPIDTRRTLGFCLDVVMGVPIRGSHPPVFRM from the coding sequence ATGCGTACCCTCACCACCTCCATCGTCGCCGATTCGGAGCAATGTGCATCGAACCGGACTCATTATGAGGCCCTGACGGCCGACCTGGACAAGCATCTGGCGTGTGCGCGGGCCGGAGGGTCGCCGGAATCCATCGCCCTTCACAAACAACGCGGCAAATTGACCGCACGTGAGCGAATTACCGCCTTGCTGGATACGGGTGCCCCATGGCTGGAACTCAGTCCGCTCGCGGCTTCGGGTATGTATAACGCTCCCATCCCGGGGGCCGGTCTTATTACCGGTATCGGCTACGTGGCAGGCAGACCATGTGTCATCGTTGCCAACGACGCGACGGTCAAGGGTGGAACCTATTTTCCCATGACAATCAAGAAACACCTCCGAGCCCAGGAGATAGCCTTTGAGAATCGGTTGCCCACGATTTACCTCGTGGATTCAGGAGGGGTGTTTCTCCCCATGCAGGCCGAAGTCTTCGCCGACAAGGAGCATTTCGGGCGCATTTTTTACAACCAGGCCAGGATGTCGGCACTCGGGATTCCGCAGATTGCCGTCGTGATGGGGATGTGCACCGCTGGCGGCGCGTATGTGCCGGCGATGTGCGATGAAAATGTGATCGTGAAAGGAACCGGCACCATTTATCTCGCGGGACCGCCGCTGGTCAAAGCAGCGACCGGCGAGGATGTGAATGCTGAAGAACTCGGCGGTGCCGATCTCCACACCAGACTGTCGGGCGTGAGCGATCATCTTGCGGAGGACGACAGAGAAGCCCTTGAGATCTGCCGCTCGATCATCGACACGCTGCCCCGCCGGCCTGCATTGCGTAGACAGACAATCGAGGAACCCCGTTACCCGGCTGTTGAACTGTATGGCCTCATTCCAAACAACCCGCGTCATACCTTCGAAGCTCGCGAAGTCATTGCGCGCCTTGTAGACGGCAGCCGGTTTCACGAATTCAAGAGCCGGTATGGAAAAACTCTGACGTGCGGCTTCGCGCGTTGGATGGGCTGCCAGGTCGGCATTCTGGCAAATAACGGCGTCTTCCTGTCCGAAGGTGCCTTGAAGGGCGCGCATTTCGTGCAACTCTGTGCTCAGCGACGCATGCCCCTCATCTTCCTGCAAAACATTACCGGCTTTATGGTCGGCAAGGACGTTGAGGCGCGGGGGATCATCAAGGATGGCGCGAAGATGGTGCAGGCGGTGGCGACGGCCGATGTCCCGAAACTGACCGTCATCATTGGCGCGTCTCATGGGGCCGGCAACTATGCGATGGCCGGAAGAGCCTATGGTCCCCGGTTTCTGTTCGTCTGGCCCAACGCACGAACCTCCGTCATGGGAGCACAGCAGGCGGCCCAGGTGCTGCTGACCGTCAAGCAGCAGCAGCGAGCCAGAGACAACGCCGTGCTGTCGGAGGACGAGCAACGAAAGATCACCGATTCCACCCGGACGCAGTACGAGCAAGAAGGCAGCCCCTATTTCAGCACCGCCCGCTTGTGGGATGACGGGATCATCGATCCCATCGACACACGGAGAACTCTTGGCTTCTGTCTGGACGTCGTGATGGGAGTCCCGATTCGCGGATCACATCCACCGGTTTTCCGCATGTGA
- a CDS encoding MBL fold metallo-hydrolase, translated as MKLGAFDIHPLSDGRFRLDGGAMFGVVPKVLWEKCCPVDDLNRIPLSLTTLLIRAHGKNILVDTGLGAKEDGKFHRMFAVEREPTLMDSLKRHGLDAQDIHLVINTHLHFDHAGGNTRRDRQGRLRPAFPNARYIVQHDEFQDAACANERTRASYRQDDFGPISNQWEFLHGDTELLPGLTAVVTAGHTRCHQGVKIESEGRVAFFLGDLIPTVSHLPLPYIMGYDLFPVQTLETKRWILDRAFEERWLLLFEHDPLVQAGYVRRDQEGKYFLREVTAWQ; from the coding sequence ATGAAGCTCGGTGCGTTCGACATCCACCCCTTGAGCGACGGCCGTTTCCGTCTGGACGGCGGCGCCATGTTTGGTGTCGTTCCAAAAGTCTTGTGGGAAAAGTGCTGCCCCGTCGACGACCTGAACCGGATTCCACTAAGCCTCACGACACTGCTCATCCGGGCGCATGGGAAAAACATCCTGGTCGACACAGGACTCGGGGCGAAGGAGGATGGAAAGTTTCACCGCATGTTCGCCGTGGAACGGGAGCCGACGCTGATGGATTCGTTGAAACGTCACGGCTTGGACGCGCAAGACATTCACCTGGTCATCAACACCCACCTGCATTTCGATCATGCCGGAGGAAATACAAGGAGAGACCGGCAGGGACGCCTTCGACCCGCCTTTCCCAATGCCCGCTATATCGTTCAGCATGATGAGTTTCAGGACGCAGCTTGCGCAAATGAACGTACGAGAGCGAGCTACCGGCAGGACGACTTCGGACCGATCTCCAATCAGTGGGAATTTCTGCACGGGGACACCGAACTGCTTCCGGGATTGACTGCGGTTGTGACCGCCGGCCACACCCGTTGTCATCAAGGCGTGAAGATCGAATCGGAAGGGCGGGTCGCCTTCTTCCTCGGCGACCTCATCCCGACCGTCTCTCATCTGCCGCTGCCCTATATCATGGGCTACGATCTGTTTCCCGTTCAGACGCTCGAAACGAAACGTTGGATCCTGGACCGGGCTTTCGAAGAGCGATGGCTGTTGTTGTTTGAACATGACCCGCTGGTCCAAGCGGGATACGTCCGGAGAGATCAGGAGGGCAAATATTTCCTGCGCGAGGTGACCGCATGGCAGTAG
- a CDS encoding thiolase family protein: MNHRLKPVIVSAVRTPIGSFSGAFSSIPATQLGSCSIAGALKCVQIPPERVDAVYMGCVLGAGLGQAPARQASIGAGIPHAVGAVTVNKVCGSSLQTAIMAAQAIMLGEAQIVVAGGMENMTRAPYLLDKARQGYRLGHGEVMDSLIKDGLWDVYNDFHMGDCGELCASKYQLTRQEVDDFALESYRRTRDAMAAGTFRQELVPVIVQQRKGPAVTVSEDEEPNRVDLRKLRDLKPVFQENGVLTVGNSPSCNDGAAALVIMSEEEAARLGLTPLARIVGYAGAALAPEWFTIAPVEAIGRVLRATRLSIADIDLFEINEAFSSVSLAINRELRLDAKKVNINGGAVALGHPIGATGARILTTLLHAMAARGVRRGLAGLCIGGGEALAMIVERD; this comes from the coding sequence GTGAATCACAGACTGAAACCCGTCATTGTGAGTGCTGTACGAACGCCGATCGGAAGCTTCAGTGGTGCATTCAGTTCAATCCCCGCGACTCAACTAGGCAGTTGCTCCATCGCCGGAGCGCTGAAATGCGTTCAAATCCCGCCGGAGCGAGTGGACGCCGTGTATATGGGCTGCGTGCTCGGCGCTGGACTAGGTCAGGCTCCTGCGCGACAGGCCTCGATCGGAGCTGGAATCCCTCATGCGGTCGGTGCCGTGACGGTCAACAAGGTCTGCGGGTCAAGCCTTCAGACCGCGATCATGGCGGCTCAAGCCATTATGCTCGGTGAAGCGCAAATCGTCGTGGCCGGCGGGATGGAGAACATGACACGCGCGCCGTATCTCTTGGACAAAGCGCGGCAGGGGTATCGGCTGGGACACGGCGAAGTGATGGATAGTCTCATCAAAGACGGTCTGTGGGATGTCTATAACGATTTCCACATGGGGGACTGCGGGGAATTGTGTGCGTCCAAATACCAGCTCACCCGGCAGGAGGTCGATGACTTTGCCTTGGAGAGCTATCGGCGAACGCGCGATGCCATGGCCGCCGGGACCTTCAGGCAGGAACTTGTGCCGGTCATCGTGCAGCAACGAAAAGGACCGGCCGTGACCGTTTCCGAGGATGAGGAGCCGAACCGGGTCGATCTCAGAAAACTGCGCGATCTCAAGCCGGTCTTTCAAGAAAACGGAGTCCTGACCGTGGGCAATTCTCCTTCCTGCAATGACGGCGCCGCGGCGTTGGTGATCATGTCCGAAGAGGAGGCAGCGCGCCTTGGATTGACTCCGCTGGCGCGGATTGTCGGGTATGCCGGAGCAGCATTGGCACCAGAGTGGTTTACGATCGCACCTGTCGAGGCGATCGGGCGGGTTTTGAGGGCTACGAGGCTGTCAATCGCGGACATCGACCTGTTCGAAATCAATGAAGCGTTTTCCTCCGTGTCGCTCGCGATCAATCGGGAACTGCGGCTTGACGCCAAGAAGGTGAACATCAACGGCGGGGCAGTGGCGCTTGGGCACCCGATTGGGGCCACAGGCGCGCGCATCCTGACGACGCTGCTCCATGCGATGGCAGCACGCGGAGTCAGGCGCGGATTGGCCGGTCTCTGTATCGGCGGCGGAGAAGCGCTGGCGATGATCGTCGAACGGGACTAG
- a CDS encoding 3-hydroxyacyl-CoA dehydrogenase family protein, which yields MKLGDIRTIGVVGAGQMGRGISHVCARAGYHVLLVDVADPPLTEALTTIRGGLERAVERGNLTPHQAGEALALIHPVTRLDQLRVAQLIIEAIPEDLALKQDLFAGLDRICEPRAVFASNTSSISITKLGAASGRPDRVVGLHFMNPAPVMRLVEVVRGLQTSEQTMTLALDFTTQLGKTAVVAKDAPGFIVNRILIPMINEAIFVLQEGVASAQDIDLAMTAGTNHPVGPLALADRIGLDTVFAICEVLYQDLGDSKFRPCPLLRRYVETGRLGRKSGRGFHLYEASGDGCEVVGRRP from the coding sequence ATGAAACTCGGTGACATTCGGACGATTGGCGTAGTCGGAGCCGGTCAAATGGGCCGGGGCATCAGCCACGTGTGCGCCAGAGCCGGCTATCATGTTCTGTTGGTCGACGTCGCCGATCCCCCCTTGACGGAGGCGCTCACCACGATACGCGGCGGGCTTGAGCGTGCCGTCGAACGCGGGAACCTCACTCCGCACCAAGCGGGCGAAGCGCTGGCACTCATTCATCCCGTGACGCGGCTTGATCAATTGAGGGTTGCGCAGTTGATCATCGAAGCGATTCCCGAAGACCTGGCCCTGAAGCAAGACCTCTTCGCCGGCTTGGACCGGATCTGCGAGCCTCGCGCGGTTTTCGCCAGCAATACCTCGTCGATTTCCATCACAAAATTGGGAGCGGCATCCGGGCGGCCGGACCGGGTCGTCGGACTGCACTTCATGAATCCAGCTCCAGTGATGCGGCTCGTGGAAGTAGTCCGTGGTCTGCAAACATCGGAACAGACGATGACGCTTGCGCTGGATTTCACAACGCAGCTGGGAAAAACCGCGGTCGTGGCGAAAGACGCGCCGGGATTCATCGTCAACCGCATCCTGATTCCCATGATCAATGAAGCCATCTTCGTATTGCAGGAAGGAGTGGCGTCGGCCCAAGACATCGACCTCGCGATGACGGCGGGGACCAATCATCCTGTCGGACCCCTTGCCCTCGCGGACCGCATCGGTTTGGACACCGTGTTCGCCATCTGCGAGGTCTTGTATCAGGACTTGGGCGATTCCAAATTTCGCCCCTGTCCGCTGTTGCGCCGATACGTCGAAACGGGCAGGCTGGGGCGAAAAAGCGGTCGTGGCTTTCACCTGTATGAAGCGAGCGGCGACGGATGCGAGGTGGTGGGCAGGAGGCCGTGA
- a CDS encoding cobalamin B12-binding domain-containing protein, with amino-acid sequence MAVASAPLRVLIGKVGLDGHDRGVKLIARALRDAGMEVIYTGLHQTPEQVVGTAVQEDVDAIGLSILSGAHNTLFRRVLELLKEQDAGDIALFGGGIIPDEDIAHLKAAGVKALFKPGAAMHEIVEFVSGLKRHD; translated from the coding sequence ATGGCAGTAGCAAGCGCACCTCTACGTGTCCTGATAGGAAAAGTCGGGCTTGACGGCCATGACCGGGGAGTCAAACTGATTGCTCGGGCCTTGCGGGACGCCGGCATGGAAGTGATTTATACCGGCCTTCATCAAACGCCGGAGCAGGTGGTCGGCACGGCGGTTCAGGAGGATGTGGATGCGATCGGTTTGAGCATTCTTTCCGGAGCGCACAACACATTGTTCCGGCGCGTGCTGGAGCTTCTGAAAGAGCAGGATGCCGGTGACATTGCTCTCTTCGGCGGCGGCATCATTCCCGATGAGGACATTGCCCATCTAAAAGCGGCCGGTGTCAAAGCTCTCTTTAAACCCGGCGCGGCCATGCATGAGATCGTGGAGTTTGTCAGCGGGCTCAAACGGCACGATTGA